The DNA window GATCATGCCGTCACGGAGTTGCCGAATCCCGTTGGGTAGGCTCCATCCCAAGCGGAGGCGCGGCAGAATCCGCTGCAGCTTGGCCGCACTGACCCGATAGCTCCGCTCGTCATAGGCGCCTTCGCTGGATGAGCGCACGGCGGGCGGGACCAGGTCCGCGACCGTGTCCGCGATATCGATGACCCGATGGTTTCCCTCGGGTCCGACCACGTTGAAGACCTCGGCGTGGACTAGTTCCCGGTCGGCAATCAGAGCCGCCGCATATACGCGGGCGAGGTCCTCTACGTGGATGAG is part of the bacterium genome and encodes:
- a CDS encoding NAD-dependent epimerase/dehydratase family protein, with product RLADDNFTPVLLRNATVYGVSPRLRLDVVVNDFVGSAVTIERVAMRSAGAAWRPLIHVEDLARVYAAALIADRELVHAEVFNVVGPEGNHRVIDIADTVADLVPPAVRSSSEGAYDERSYRVSAAKLQRILPRLRLGWSLPNGIRQLRDGMIGAGITLSDWRSDRFRRSLRLRRLIERGEVQPDLRSRQTVPA